One Halobaculum sp. CBA1158 DNA segment encodes these proteins:
- a CDS encoding PQQ-binding-like beta-propeller repeat protein, producing MPSRRRLLATLAAAAGAGGLAGCAGRGGSGFSPGRESDTEWPLPGRGPRARNYAREAVAPRTPPGERWRASTPQSVGRPVVAADTAFVPAKDAVYALRLRDGEERWRGSIAPYGVAVADGVAYATGRGEGVVTAREVDSGEERWRVETPGDFATAPLPAPTGDAVIVGDTEGRVAALEPRTGETRWSFEAFTGVYSLAARDDRVYVGTTGGEAYELHVVEADDDADGDDDVRSVPLWRRKLPGTVRALSASRQSVFAATFGGGVFRLATGPAAGRTEWRAPDAPTVSGALVRAGGLVVAAGSDGVAALRAGDGDGRWRVPGDPTAAASPAVAAGDTLYAGIGGSIRAYALGGGIGVGPYRADAERWRRDVPARGIAVADGALVVVADDLDGDPGVVVLE from the coding sequence GCTGTGCCGGCCGCGGCGGGAGCGGCTTCTCGCCCGGGCGCGAGTCCGACACGGAGTGGCCACTCCCCGGGCGCGGGCCCCGCGCCCGGAACTACGCCCGCGAAGCGGTCGCGCCCCGGACGCCCCCGGGCGAGCGCTGGCGCGCGTCGACGCCGCAGTCGGTCGGTCGACCGGTCGTCGCCGCCGACACGGCGTTCGTGCCGGCGAAGGACGCCGTGTACGCGCTCCGCCTGCGCGACGGCGAGGAGCGCTGGCGCGGGTCGATCGCCCCCTACGGCGTCGCGGTCGCCGACGGCGTCGCGTACGCCACCGGCCGCGGCGAGGGCGTCGTGACCGCGCGCGAGGTCGACTCGGGCGAGGAACGCTGGCGCGTCGAGACTCCCGGCGACTTCGCGACCGCCCCGCTTCCCGCGCCGACCGGCGACGCCGTGATCGTCGGCGACACCGAGGGACGAGTCGCCGCCCTGGAGCCGCGGACCGGCGAGACCCGCTGGTCGTTCGAGGCGTTCACGGGCGTCTACTCGCTGGCCGCCCGCGACGACCGCGTGTACGTCGGCACCACGGGTGGCGAGGCGTACGAACTGCACGTGGTCGAGGCCGACGACGACGCCGACGGCGACGACGACGTTCGGAGCGTCCCCCTGTGGCGACGGAAGCTCCCCGGGACGGTCCGCGCGCTGTCCGCGTCCCGGCAGTCGGTGTTCGCGGCCACTTTCGGCGGGGGCGTGTTCCGGTTGGCGACCGGCCCGGCGGCGGGTCGGACCGAGTGGCGCGCGCCCGACGCGCCGACCGTCTCGGGCGCGCTCGTGCGTGCGGGCGGCCTCGTAGTCGCCGCGGGGTCCGACGGCGTGGCCGCGCTCCGCGCCGGCGACGGCGACGGGCGCTGGCGGGTGCCGGGCGACCCCACCGCTGCCGCGTCGCCGGCGGTCGCCGCCGGCGACACGCTGTACGCCGGGATCGGCGGGTCGATCAGGGCGTACGCCCTCGGGGGCGGGATCGGCGTCGGACCCTACCGCGCCGACGCCGAGCGCTGGCGACGCGACGTGCCGGCCCGGGGGATCGCGGTCGCCGACGGCGCGCTCGTCGTCGTCGCCGACGACCTCGACGGCGACCCGGGCGTCGTCGTGCTGGAGTGA
- the deoC gene encoding deoxyribose-phosphate aldolase, giving the protein MTDDPDGDARDAPEARDDRDARDAPTPREIADPESLSAAEFAATIDHTVLGPETTFADVKRVLDEAADLGMNACIPPCYVAEAVEYAPDVTTATVIGFPHGQHAPSAKHAEAEDAWREGADELDLVINVGRLKAGETDAVCEEIAEVVAAVPVPVKVIIETALLSEEQKHAACAAARDADAAMVKTSTGFAEGGATVADVELMSEYLPVKASGGVGSYDEAIAMLSAGAVRIGASSGVAIVEGHPEV; this is encoded by the coding sequence ATGACCGACGACCCCGACGGCGACGCCCGCGACGCCCCGGAGGCTCGCGACGACCGTGACGCCCGCGACGCCCCGACACCGCGTGAGATCGCCGATCCCGAGTCGCTCTCGGCTGCCGAGTTCGCGGCGACGATCGACCACACGGTGTTGGGGCCGGAGACGACGTTCGCGGACGTGAAACGGGTCCTCGACGAGGCGGCCGACCTCGGCATGAACGCCTGTATCCCGCCGTGTTACGTCGCCGAGGCCGTCGAGTACGCCCCCGATGTGACGACCGCGACCGTGATCGGCTTCCCGCACGGGCAACACGCCCCGTCGGCCAAGCACGCCGAAGCCGAAGACGCCTGGCGCGAGGGGGCCGACGAACTCGATCTCGTGATCAACGTCGGGCGACTGAAGGCCGGCGAGACGGACGCCGTGTGCGAGGAGATCGCGGAGGTCGTCGCCGCCGTTCCCGTTCCGGTGAAGGTGATCATCGAGACGGCGCTGCTGTCCGAGGAGCAGAAGCACGCGGCGTGTGCGGCCGCCCGCGACGCCGACGCCGCGATGGTCAAGACCTCCACGGGCTTCGCCGAGGGAGGCGCGACAGTCGCCGACGTGGAACTGATGAGCGAGTACCTCCCCGTGAAAGCCAGCGGCGGCGTGGGGAGCTACGACGAGGCGATCGCGATGCTCTCGGCGGGAGCGGTCCGGATCGGCGCGTCCTCCGGCGTCGCGATCGTCGAGGGACACCCCGAGGTCTGA
- a CDS encoding DUF63 family protein, protein MYPSASASASALALPSPFPPIASVPGQLLPAGFGLPPLPYLLALAITLAAVGLALRRADPDFGERHVLALVPWMCVGAAGHVLFGLGALPAAVMPLFGTPSAYLTTAAAAGAVWLAARSTDGDDALALGIAGGLALVPAIAGVVGYGLSNGTLSPALPTAGLVGGAALGVGTGALLYRLRESARIAGRVGLLAVAAHAVDGVTTAVGIDLLGFGERTPASRLIIEFAAGLPTAEALGAGWLFVLVKLAVACLVVVAVAPTVREEPRYGHALLALVTAVGLGPGVHNALLFAVETV, encoded by the coding sequence ATGTACCCGTCCGCGTCGGCGTCCGCCTCCGCGCTCGCGCTGCCGTCGCCGTTCCCGCCTATCGCCTCGGTTCCCGGCCAACTCCTGCCGGCCGGGTTCGGCCTGCCGCCGCTGCCGTACCTCCTGGCGCTCGCGATCACGCTCGCGGCCGTCGGTCTCGCTCTCCGGCGGGCCGACCCCGACTTCGGCGAGCGCCACGTGCTCGCGCTGGTCCCGTGGATGTGCGTCGGTGCCGCCGGCCACGTCCTGTTCGGCCTCGGCGCGCTTCCGGCCGCCGTCATGCCGCTGTTCGGCACGCCGAGCGCGTACCTCACGACCGCGGCGGCCGCCGGCGCGGTGTGGCTCGCGGCCCGATCGACCGACGGCGACGACGCTCTCGCGCTCGGGATCGCCGGCGGGCTCGCGCTCGTTCCGGCGATCGCAGGCGTCGTCGGCTACGGGCTCTCGAACGGGACCCTCTCCCCGGCGCTCCCGACGGCGGGGCTCGTCGGCGGTGCCGCCCTCGGCGTCGGAACCGGTGCGCTGTTGTACCGCCTTCGCGAGTCGGCTCGGATCGCCGGCCGCGTGGGACTGCTCGCGGTCGCCGCCCACGCCGTCGACGGCGTCACGACGGCCGTGGGGATCGACCTGCTCGGCTTCGGCGAGCGCACGCCCGCCTCCCGGCTGATCATCGAGTTCGCGGCTGGACTCCCGACGGCGGAGGCGCTGGGTGCCGGTTGGCTGTTCGTGCTGGTGAAGCTCGCGGTCGCGTGCCTCGTCGTCGTCGCGGTCGCGCCGACGGTGCGCGAGGAACCGCGCTACGGCCACGCGCTGCTCGCGCTCGTGACGGCCGTCGGGCTGGGCCCCGGCGTCCACAACGCCCTGCTGTTCGCGGTCGAGACCGTGTGA
- a CDS encoding GNAT family N-acetyltransferase: protein MVTVREATAADAAAVCRVHEASIRGLGPEGYDERQVEAWAGDRSPADYDHLGDAGARYDTVALVDTGGETDGERETHTQGEADGEGKADSPGRVVGFGTLVPDSRDYLDDDAGVDPAGAVEAVYVHPDHAGAGVGSLLLSDLEREARDRGLASLGMHASLNAVGFYERHGYERVREVAHEFGGDDCGVTGTVVELWRRLDPV, encoded by the coding sequence GTGGTCACCGTCAGGGAAGCGACCGCCGCCGACGCCGCCGCAGTCTGTCGGGTCCACGAGGCGTCGATCCGGGGTCTCGGTCCCGAGGGATACGACGAACGGCAGGTCGAGGCGTGGGCCGGCGACCGGTCGCCCGCCGACTACGACCACCTCGGCGACGCCGGGGCACGGTACGACACGGTCGCCCTCGTCGACACCGGCGGAGAGACGGACGGCGAGAGGGAGACGCACACCCAGGGGGAGGCGGACGGCGAGGGAAAGGCAGACTCACCGGGTCGCGTCGTCGGCTTCGGTACCCTCGTTCCCGACAGTCGCGACTACCTCGACGACGACGCCGGCGTGGACCCCGCGGGCGCGGTCGAGGCGGTGTACGTCCACCCGGACCACGCCGGCGCAGGCGTCGGATCGCTGCTGCTTTCGGATCTCGAACGCGAGGCACGCGACCGTGGCCTCGCGTCGCTGGGGATGCACGCCTCGCTGAACGCGGTCGGCTTCTACGAGCGCCACGGCTACGAGCGAGTCCGCGAGGTCGCCCACGAGTTCGGGGGCGACGACTGCGGCGTGACCGGGACGGTGGTCGAGCTGTGGAGACGGCTCGACCCCGTGTGA
- a CDS encoding isoaspartyl peptidase/L-asparaginase: MRVICHGGAGGVPEEPEPRQATLDEAAEAGTGASGVVDAVVSAVEVLEESPRFNAGYGGAVQSDGVVRTDAGVMTDERDAGAVASMPGVANAASVARVVMEETPHVFVSGVHAVDLADDFDVDAERDLLTDETREAYEDAEPPAVDAGAREHLEWIEDRFGGHDTVGAVAHDPTDDSFAACTSTGGRTFALAGRVGDVPQIGSGFFCAPAGGASATGAGEDIARATLTRRAVRHLEDGLDAQAAADRAIEEFGELTGSSAGVIVLDEGGSGSAFNSEGMQTSIATSE, translated from the coding sequence GTGCGAGTCATCTGCCACGGCGGCGCGGGCGGCGTCCCCGAGGAACCGGAGCCCAGACAGGCGACCCTCGACGAGGCGGCCGAGGCCGGCACCGGCGCGTCCGGCGTCGTCGACGCCGTCGTCTCGGCCGTCGAGGTGCTCGAGGAGTCGCCGCGGTTCAACGCCGGCTACGGCGGCGCTGTGCAGTCTGACGGCGTCGTCCGCACGGACGCGGGAGTCATGACCGACGAGCGCGACGCGGGCGCGGTCGCGTCGATGCCGGGCGTGGCCAACGCCGCGAGCGTCGCCCGCGTCGTCATGGAGGAGACGCCTCACGTGTTCGTCTCGGGCGTTCACGCGGTCGACCTGGCCGACGACTTCGACGTCGACGCGGAGCGCGACCTGTTGACCGACGAGACGCGCGAGGCGTACGAGGACGCGGAGCCGCCGGCGGTCGACGCCGGCGCGCGCGAGCACCTCGAGTGGATCGAGGACCGCTTCGGGGGGCACGACACGGTCGGCGCGGTCGCCCACGACCCGACGGACGACTCCTTCGCCGCCTGCACCTCCACCGGCGGGCGCACGTTCGCGCTGGCGGGTCGCGTCGGCGACGTGCCCCAGATCGGCTCGGGCTTCTTCTGTGCGCCCGCCGGCGGCGCGAGCGCGACGGGGGCCGGCGAGGACATCGCGCGGGCGACGCTGACGCGACGGGCCGTCCGCCACCTGGAGGACGGACTGGACGCGCAGGCGGCGGCCGACCGCGCGATCGAAGAGTTCGGCGAGCTGACCGGCTCCTCGGCGGGCGTCATCGTGCTCGACGAGGGCGGGTCCGGCTCGGCGTTCAACTCCGAGGGGATGCAGACCTCGATCGCGACCTCGGAGTGA
- a CDS encoding CDP-alcohol phosphatidyltransferase family protein: MTDAGVDGDDGGDADCGSDIDCGSDIDDGDALAVARSLVRPGPVALAVLAGSASALAGGAAALLVGVGAGVALAWAAPATVVFGWECAFLLRRRRPNRSPGEPSGAGSLAGGLGVANAVTLVRGWLFAGVAGFLLTGPLPGAWAWAPAALYGAGAALDLLDGAVARGPGRVTPLGEKLDMGFDTLGFLVAPLVGVAWGRIPVWYLALSAARYLFKLGRWRRRRRDRSVFDLPDSRVRRPLAGLQMAFIAVALAPVLPPGAVAALAAVVVAPSLAVFVRDYLVVSGRIRRPQPEEVRSQSTPPSPPDAGGDATRDRARDGDPGGEPSPDD; encoded by the coding sequence ATGACCGACGCGGGAGTCGACGGCGACGACGGCGGCGATGCCGACTGCGGTAGCGACATCGACTGCGGTAGCGACATCGACGACGGCGACGCGCTCGCTGTCGCTCGGTCGCTCGTCCGTCCGGGCCCGGTCGCGCTCGCCGTGCTCGCCGGGTCCGCGAGCGCGCTCGCGGGGGGCGCGGCCGCGCTCCTCGTCGGCGTCGGGGCCGGGGTCGCGCTGGCGTGGGCGGCCCCCGCGACGGTCGTGTTCGGGTGGGAGTGCGCGTTCCTGCTTCGACGGCGACGGCCGAACCGCTCGCCCGGGGAACCGTCGGGTGCGGGGAGCCTCGCGGGGGGGCTGGGCGTCGCCAACGCGGTGACGCTCGTCCGCGGGTGGCTGTTCGCAGGCGTCGCGGGGTTCCTCCTCACGGGGCCCCTGCCCGGCGCGTGGGCGTGGGCCCCGGCCGCGCTGTACGGCGCTGGGGCCGCGCTGGACCTGCTCGACGGCGCGGTCGCCCGCGGCCCGGGTCGGGTGACGCCGCTGGGCGAGAAACTGGACATGGGGTTCGACACGCTGGGGTTCCTCGTCGCGCCGTTGGTGGGCGTCGCGTGGGGTCGTATCCCCGTCTGGTACCTCGCGCTGTCGGCGGCCCGGTACCTGTTCAAACTGGGTCGGTGGCGTCGTCGCCGGCGCGACCGCTCCGTGTTCGATCTGCCCGACAGCCGGGTTCGCCGACCCCTCGCGGGGCTCCAGATGGCGTTCATCGCCGTCGCGCTCGCGCCCGTACTCCCGCCGGGGGCCGTCGCCGCGCTCGCTGCCGTCGTCGTCGCGCCGTCGCTGGCTGTGTTCGTCCGGGACTACCTCGTCGTCTCGGGACGCATCCGGCGGCCGCAGCCCGAGGAGGTGAGGTCGCAATCGACGCCGCCGTCGCCGCCTGACGCCGGCGGCGACGCGACGCGAGACCGCGCCCGCGACGGCGACCCAGGGGGCGAGCCGTCACCCGACGACTGA
- a CDS encoding aldo/keto reductase: MDCLFVGAGAVARKYAAGLPESSLSPSAVCDLERGRAASLAAEVGDAATDSGGPAIYADLDAMLAAEDAPLVVNLTGHAAHAAVTRACLSADRHVFSEKPLALDPAEAAGLLDLARDRDLALGCAPIAPECDAQRHARTLLDDGRLGDVRLAYATAHVGRVTEWHDRPDSFLSVGPLFDGAVYPLSVLVDWFGPVERVRAADAVGAWPEREGATPDAPPHVEATVEFAGAGAGGDAPGADAGTGPVVSLRASLYADHRSREFYSLELHGDDGTLYLDDAGAMAADRDAVRVRGGDRESVSAPHPRPRRERSHLDGPDRLARALARGDRPRDSARRAAHVVAVCAAIEAEATDPDGTGRPVAGVGGGADAGPATDAGGDADRGGDGVATASLRRSDRGPPPVRPLAGAEGRLGGARSRSAAVRLPPVGLGCSRYRGDEYVDRIDSIATALDAGYRLLDSAELYGNESRIGDLLASPGTPDREGLFVLGKAWNTNHGRIREACEGSLSELGIDSFDCYALHWPDAWAYTEPLRRLAERPIDEREALTFPTDDDGERATADRDLADTWRDLAALREEGLTRTIGICNVGRDRLAELVAETGIAPAVVQVERHPYTPREDLVSWCHERGIRVIAHSPLSAPGLLDDPVVSEVADEAGVSPAAAVLAWNVADGVVPIPASTDREHVVENLAAARVELTDARRARLDGLADPEFER; encoded by the coding sequence GTGGACTGTCTGTTCGTCGGTGCGGGTGCAGTCGCCCGGAAGTACGCCGCCGGGCTTCCCGAGTCGTCGCTGTCGCCGTCGGCGGTCTGTGACCTCGAGCGCGGTCGGGCGGCGTCGCTGGCCGCCGAGGTCGGAGACGCCGCGACGGATTCCGGCGGCCCCGCGATCTACGCCGACCTCGACGCCATGCTCGCAGCGGAGGACGCCCCGCTCGTCGTCAACCTCACCGGCCACGCGGCGCACGCGGCGGTGACCCGGGCCTGCCTCAGCGCCGACCGCCACGTGTTCTCGGAGAAGCCGCTGGCGCTGGATCCCGCGGAGGCGGCCGGTCTTCTCGACCTCGCCCGCGACCGCGACCTGGCGCTCGGCTGTGCCCCCATCGCGCCCGAGTGCGACGCCCAGCGCCACGCGCGAACCCTCCTCGACGACGGTCGCCTCGGCGACGTGCGACTGGCGTACGCGACCGCTCACGTCGGCCGCGTCACCGAGTGGCACGACCGCCCGGACTCGTTCCTCTCCGTCGGGCCGCTGTTCGACGGCGCGGTGTACCCCCTCTCGGTGCTCGTCGACTGGTTCGGTCCCGTCGAACGGGTCCGCGCGGCCGACGCCGTCGGCGCGTGGCCCGAACGCGAGGGCGCGACCCCGGACGCCCCGCCGCACGTCGAGGCGACCGTCGAGTTCGCCGGCGCTGGTGCCGGCGGGGACGCGCCCGGGGCGGACGCGGGCACGGGGCCGGTCGTCTCCCTGCGGGCGAGCCTCTACGCGGACCACCGGAGCCGGGAGTTCTACTCGCTGGAGCTCCACGGCGACGACGGAACCCTCTATCTCGACGACGCGGGCGCGATGGCCGCCGACCGCGACGCCGTCCGGGTCCGCGGCGGCGACCGCGAGTCCGTGTCCGCGCCGCACCCGCGCCCGCGACGCGAACGCTCGCACCTCGACGGCCCCGACCGGCTCGCCCGGGCGCTCGCCCGCGGGGACCGCCCCCGCGATTCGGCCCGACGGGCCGCCCACGTCGTCGCCGTCTGTGCGGCGATCGAAGCCGAGGCGACGGACCCGGATGGGACCGGTCGTCCGGTGGCCGGCGTCGGCGGCGGGGCCGACGCCGGCCCCGCCACCGACGCCGGTGGCGACGCCGACCGCGGCGGCGACGGCGTCGCGACCGCGTCGCTCCGTCGCTCCGATCGCGGCCCGCCGCCGGTGCGTCCGCTGGCGGGCGCAGAGGGCCGTCTCGGCGGCGCGCGCTCGCGCTCGGCCGCGGTTCGCCTCCCGCCGGTCGGCCTCGGCTGTTCCCGGTATCGCGGCGACGAGTACGTCGACCGGATCGACTCGATCGCGACCGCACTCGACGCGGGCTATCGCCTGCTCGACTCGGCGGAGCTGTACGGCAACGAGTCGCGGATCGGCGACCTGCTCGCGTCGCCCGGCACGCCGGACCGCGAGGGGCTGTTTGTGCTCGGGAAGGCGTGGAACACGAACCACGGCCGCATCAGGGAGGCCTGCGAGGGGTCGCTGTCGGAGCTGGGGATCGACTCCTTCGACTGCTACGCCCTGCATTGGCCCGACGCGTGGGCGTACACCGAGCCCCTCCGGCGGCTCGCGGAGCGGCCGATCGATGAACGAGAGGCGCTGACCTTCCCGACCGACGACGACGGCGAGCGCGCGACGGCCGACCGCGACCTCGCTGACACGTGGCGCGACCTCGCCGCCCTCCGCGAGGAGGGCCTGACGCGGACGATCGGCATCTGCAACGTCGGCCGCGACCGGCTGGCCGAACTCGTCGCGGAGACGGGGATCGCCCCCGCGGTCGTCCAGGTGGAGCGCCACCCGTACACGCCGCGCGAGGACCTCGTCTCGTGGTGTCACGAGCGGGGAATCCGGGTGATTGCCCACTCACCGTTGTCCGCACCGGGGCTGCTCGACGACCCGGTCGTCAGCGAGGTCGCCGACGAGGCCGGCGTCTCTCCCGCGGCGGCCGTGCTGGCGTGGAACGTCGCCGACGGCGTCGTCCCGATCCCCGCGAGCACAGACCGCGAGCACGTCGTCGAGAACCTCGCGGCCGCGCGGGTCGAACTGACCGACGCCCGGCGGGCCCGCCTGGACGGGCTCGCGGACCCGGAGTTCGAGCGATGA
- the icd gene encoding isocitrate dehydrogenase (NADP(+)) gives MSYDIADRPEEGEVITLADEETGELDVPANPIIPIIHGDGIGTDVGPAAQKVLDAAAEATGRSIAWMRVYAGESAREKYDENLPDETVEAFREFRVGIKGPLTTPVGSGFRSLNVALRKTLDLYANVRPTYHLDGVPSPVKNPEEMDMITFRENTEDVYAGIEWEAGTDEVEEVREFVEEDMGFDSTIHDGPVGIGIKPITEFGSKRLIREAIDYAVANGRDSVTLVHKGNIMKFTEAAFRDWGYEVAEEEYGEDVITEDELWDEHDGEQPEGTVVVNDRIADNMLQQLLTRTDQYDVIATMNLNGDYMSDAAGAQIGGLGIAPGVNYGEGKALAEPVHGSAPKYAGQDKVNPTAMILSGREMLDYLGWSDAADLVRDAVEQQISEGRVTYDLERQREGATKLATSEFAEEVVERIHDLA, from the coding sequence ATGAGCTACGACATCGCCGACCGCCCCGAGGAGGGCGAGGTCATCACCCTCGCCGACGAGGAGACGGGCGAACTCGACGTCCCCGCGAACCCGATAATCCCGATCATCCACGGCGACGGCATCGGCACCGACGTGGGCCCCGCGGCCCAGAAGGTGCTCGACGCCGCCGCCGAGGCCACGGGCCGCTCCATCGCCTGGATGCGCGTATACGCCGGCGAGTCCGCCCGCGAGAAGTACGACGAGAACCTCCCCGACGAGACCGTCGAGGCGTTCCGCGAGTTCCGCGTCGGCATCAAGGGCCCGCTGACGACCCCCGTCGGGTCCGGCTTCCGCTCGCTCAACGTCGCGCTGCGCAAGACGCTCGACCTGTACGCGAACGTCCGACCGACCTATCACCTCGACGGCGTTCCGTCGCCCGTGAAGAACCCCGAGGAGATGGACATGATCACGTTCCGGGAGAACACCGAGGACGTGTACGCCGGCATCGAGTGGGAGGCCGGCACCGACGAGGTCGAGGAGGTCCGCGAGTTCGTCGAGGAGGACATGGGCTTCGACTCGACCATCCACGACGGCCCCGTCGGCATCGGCATCAAGCCCATCACCGAGTTCGGCTCCAAGCGCCTCATCCGCGAGGCCATCGACTACGCGGTCGCCAACGGCCGCGACTCGGTCACGCTCGTCCACAAGGGGAACATCATGAAGTTCACCGAGGCCGCCTTCCGCGACTGGGGCTACGAGGTCGCCGAGGAGGAGTACGGCGAGGACGTTATCACCGAGGACGAGCTGTGGGACGAGCACGACGGCGAGCAGCCCGAGGGCACGGTCGTGGTCAACGACCGCATCGCCGACAACATGCTCCAGCAGCTCCTCACGCGGACCGACCAGTACGACGTCATCGCGACGATGAACCTCAACGGTGACTACATGTCCGACGCCGCCGGCGCGCAGATCGGCGGCCTCGGCATCGCCCCCGGCGTCAACTACGGCGAGGGCAAGGCGCTGGCCGAGCCGGTCCACGGCTCCGCGCCCAAGTACGCCGGGCAGGACAAGGTCAACCCCACCGCGATGATCCTCTCGGGCCGCGAGATGCTCGATTACCTCGGCTGGAGCGACGCCGCGGACCTCGTCCGCGACGCCGTCGAGCAGCAGATCAGCGAGGGTCGCGTCACCTACGACCTCGAGCGCCAGCGCGAGGGCGCGACGAAACTCGCCACCTCCGAGTTCGCCGAGGAGGTCGTCGAGCGCATCCACGACCTCGCGTAA
- a CDS encoding type I 3-dehydroquinate dehydratase, protein MFGSFSLAAATADLAEEPAAREHADCLEFRMDLADEPLAALSAYDGELPLLVTNRPRWEGGDTAPYGRLDALAEAVDHDAVAAVDVELATLRGRPTGTNEVTPTELVERARAADAAVVASVHDFDGTPAPAALDGLLRAAAAAGDVGKLAVTARTREDALALLSATHRATNRGDRVATMAMGEAGSHTRAVAPVYGSLIGYAPVDPADATAPGQYDLATMRRLVDDLL, encoded by the coding sequence ATCTTTGGCTCGTTCTCGCTCGCGGCCGCGACCGCCGACCTCGCCGAGGAGCCGGCGGCCCGCGAACACGCCGACTGCCTGGAGTTCCGGATGGACCTGGCCGACGAGCCGCTCGCGGCGCTTTCGGCCTACGACGGCGAGCTTCCGCTGCTCGTGACGAATCGCCCGCGCTGGGAGGGCGGCGACACCGCGCCGTACGGCCGGCTGGACGCCCTCGCCGAGGCCGTCGATCACGACGCGGTCGCCGCCGTCGACGTGGAGCTTGCGACCCTCCGCGGGCGACCGACGGGCACCAACGAGGTGACTCCGACCGAGTTGGTCGAGCGCGCTCGCGCCGCCGACGCCGCGGTCGTCGCGTCCGTCCACGACTTCGACGGCACGCCCGCGCCGGCGGCGCTTGACGGGCTCCTGCGCGCGGCAGCCGCCGCCGGCGACGTGGGGAAGCTGGCCGTCACCGCCCGCACTCGGGAGGACGCGCTGGCGTTGCTGTCGGCGACCCACCGCGCGACCAACCGCGGCGACCGGGTGGCGACGATGGCGATGGGCGAGGCGGGGAGCCACACCCGGGCAGTCGCGCCGGTGTACGGCTCGCTGATCGGCTACGCGCCCGTCGACCCCGCCGACGCGACCGCACCGGGGCAGTACGACCTCGCAACGATGCGGCGGCTGGTCGACGACCTCCTGTGA